One Brassica napus cultivar Da-Ae chromosome A5, Da-Ae, whole genome shotgun sequence DNA window includes the following coding sequences:
- the LOC106449547 gene encoding protein DMP1-like, whose product MSEASSLLIPKTNPLVTSEPMANKSLTGLESLIKLLPTGTLFIYLLLNPVLTNDGECSTSNKVISSILIALCSFSCVISCFTDSFKGTDGSRKYGIVTRKGLWTYADPGSVDLSKYKLRIADFVHAGFVVAVFGALVLLDANTASCFYPRFRETQKTLVMVLPVAVGIASAGIFAIFPSKRNGLGYAPSGEKEEEETKKDAGSA is encoded by the coding sequence ATGTCCGAAGCTTCTTCTTTGCTAATACCCAAAACAAACCCTTTAGTTACATCGGAACCAATGGCAAACAAATCCCTGACAGGCCTCGAGAGTCTCATAAAGCTTCTCCCAACAGGAACACTCTTCATCTACCTCTTACTCAACCCTGTCCTCACAAACGACGGTGAATGCTCCACATCTAATAAGGTCATATCAAGCATTCTCATCGCTCTTTGCAGCTTCTCTTGCGTGATTTCATGCTTCACCGATAGTTTCAAAGGCACGGACGGGTCAAGAAAGTATGGTATAGTCACCAGAAAGGGTCTTTGGACTTACGCAGATCCAGGATCCGTGGACTTGTCTAAGTACAAGCTTAGGATTGCTGATTTCGTTCACGCGGGTTTCGTGGTGGCTGTGTTTGGAGCACTTGTGTTGCTTGACGCTAATACCGCAAGCTGCTTTTATCCTCGGTTTAGAGAAACGCAAAAGACTCTGGTCATGGTTTTGCCTGTGGCTGTGGGCATTGCCTCGGCCGGTATCTTCGCTATATTTCCTAGTAAACGGAATGGACTCGGGTATGCTCCAAGTGGTGagaaggaggaagaggagaCCAAGAAGGATGCAGGCTCTGCATGA
- the BNAA05G19640D gene encoding protein DMP2 produces MSTTFKAIRDRTYSGVGDLIRLLPTGTVFLFQFLNPVLTNNGHCLLINKYLTGALIVVCAFSCCFTCFTDSYRTSDGYVHYGVATVKGLWPDSSSKDLSSYRLRVGDFVHAFFSLIVFSVISLLDSNTVNCFYPGFGSTGKIFLMVLPPVIGVISGTVFTVFPSRRHGIGNPSENNDENASEMEK; encoded by the coding sequence ATGTCGACAACATTCAAAGCCATAAGAGACCGGACATACTCTGGCGTAGGAGACCTCATCAGACTCCTCCCGACAGGAACCGTCTTCTTGTTCCAGTTCTTAAACCCTGTCTTAACCAACAATGGACATTGCCTCCTAATCAACAAATACTTAACCGGAGCTCTTATCGTTGTATGCGCCTTCTCTTGCTGCTTCACTTGCTTCACTGATAGCTACCGAACTAGTGACGGTTACGTTCACTATGGAGTCGCTACCGTGAAGGGTCTCTGGCCAGATTCTTCTTCAAAGGATTTGTCATCGTATCGGCTTAGAGTTGGAGATTTCGTTCACGCTTTCTTCTCTCTTATCGTTTTCAGTGTTATTTCTTTGTTGGATTCTAATACTGTTAACTGTTTCTATCCTGGATTTGGTTCCACTGGGAAGATTTTTCTAATGGTTTTGCCTCCGGTGATAGGAGTTATCTCCGGCACTGTCTTCACGGTGTTCCCTAGTAGACGTCACGGAATTGGGAATCCGTCCGAGAACAATGACGAAAATGCTTCTGAGATGGAGAAATGA